A genomic segment from Actinomadura hallensis encodes:
- a CDS encoding glycoside hydrolase family 65 protein has translation MDRWILSYDDYDPDAEGLREALCTLANGYFGTRGAAPESSADGVHYPGTYIAGCYDRLSAEIAGRSIDNADLVNMPNWLPLAFRAAGGEWFDPDRARREGRLLSHRQELDLRRGVLTRLVRVRDAQGRTTRVAQRRIVSMDDPHLAALETTIVAEDWSGPMEIVSALDGRVVNAGVERYRDLPGEHLTREKCPEPDDPELLLLRASTVSSRIGIAMAARTRVSVPAERGRRTEDGWTGHELTVDAHEGEPFTIEKVAAVYTSRDHAIEEWGGAALTAAARAGGFDALLERHTLAWCRLWRRCQLSVDHVEVQRILNLHIFHLLQTVSEHSVDLDVGVPARGLHGEAYRGHVFWDELFILPFLTMRFPEIARALLMYRWRRLPAARRAAADAGHRGAMYPWQSAADGREETQQVHLNPRSGRWLPDHTHLQRHVGLTVAHNVWRYCEATDDIDFLSAYGAEIMLEVARFFASLAAYERSTDRYEIHGVMGPDEYHDAYPGRDEPGLNNNAYTNVLTAWVLQRALDALNVLPEERRTELRERLALTREEITRFEDVARKMYVPFHDGVISQFDGYADLEELDWAGYRERYGDIRRLDRILEAEGDTPNRYKASKQADVLMLFYVLSPGELDEVLRRLGYEHGPALITRTVGYYLPRTCHGSSLSALVHAWILAHVDGEEAWQIFLEALLSDITDAQRGTTAEGVHLGAMAGTVDLVQRCHAGIRTRGGALQLEPHLPPAIGELRLGLRYRGHWGIDLTCRQDLLRVMLRPGATFPIRISYANENVELHPGGSWETPLDHGRTTG, from the coding sequence ATGGACCGGTGGATCCTGTCCTACGACGACTACGACCCCGACGCCGAAGGGCTGCGGGAGGCCCTGTGCACGCTCGCCAACGGCTACTTCGGAACCCGGGGGGCCGCGCCGGAGTCGTCCGCCGACGGCGTCCACTATCCGGGGACCTACATCGCGGGCTGCTACGACCGGCTGTCCGCGGAGATCGCCGGGCGGAGCATCGACAACGCCGACCTGGTCAACATGCCGAACTGGCTTCCGCTGGCCTTCCGCGCCGCAGGAGGCGAATGGTTCGACCCGGACCGCGCCCGCCGCGAAGGGCGGCTCCTCTCCCACCGCCAGGAACTCGACCTGCGGCGGGGCGTCCTGACCCGCCTGGTACGGGTGCGGGACGCGCAGGGGCGCACGACCCGGGTCGCCCAGCGCCGGATCGTGTCCATGGACGACCCCCACCTGGCCGCGCTGGAGACCACCATCGTGGCGGAGGACTGGAGCGGCCCCATGGAGATCGTGTCGGCGCTGGACGGACGCGTCGTCAACGCGGGCGTCGAACGGTACCGGGACCTCCCCGGGGAGCACCTGACCCGCGAGAAGTGCCCCGAGCCGGATGATCCGGAGCTGCTCCTGCTGCGGGCCTCCACGGTCTCGTCCAGGATCGGGATCGCCATGGCCGCCCGCACCCGCGTCTCGGTCCCCGCCGAACGCGGGCGCCGCACCGAGGACGGCTGGACGGGCCACGAACTGACGGTGGACGCCCATGAAGGGGAACCGTTCACGATCGAGAAGGTCGCCGCCGTGTACACCTCACGCGACCACGCCATCGAGGAGTGGGGCGGGGCGGCGCTGACGGCGGCCGCCCGCGCGGGCGGCTTCGACGCCCTGCTGGAACGGCACACGCTCGCGTGGTGCCGGCTGTGGCGGCGCTGCCAGCTCAGCGTCGACCACGTCGAGGTGCAGCGGATCCTCAACCTCCACATCTTCCACCTGCTGCAGACGGTGTCGGAGCACAGCGTGGACCTGGACGTCGGGGTCCCCGCCCGCGGCCTGCACGGCGAGGCGTACCGGGGCCACGTCTTCTGGGACGAGCTGTTCATCCTCCCGTTCCTGACCATGCGGTTCCCGGAGATCGCCCGCGCGCTGCTGATGTACCGGTGGCGGCGCCTGCCCGCGGCGCGCCGCGCGGCCGCCGACGCCGGGCACCGCGGCGCGATGTACCCGTGGCAGAGCGCCGCCGACGGGCGGGAGGAGACCCAGCAGGTCCACCTCAACCCCCGTTCGGGACGCTGGCTGCCCGACCACACGCACCTGCAGCGCCACGTCGGGCTGACCGTCGCCCACAACGTGTGGCGCTACTGCGAGGCGACCGACGACATCGACTTCCTCTCCGCGTACGGCGCCGAGATCATGCTGGAGGTCGCGCGGTTCTTCGCGTCCCTGGCCGCCTACGAACGCTCGACGGACCGGTACGAGATCCACGGCGTCATGGGGCCGGACGAATACCACGACGCCTATCCGGGACGGGACGAACCGGGGCTGAACAACAACGCCTACACCAACGTCCTGACCGCCTGGGTGCTGCAGCGCGCGTTGGACGCGCTCAACGTCCTGCCCGAGGAGCGCCGTACGGAGCTGCGGGAACGGCTCGCCCTGACCCGCGAGGAGATCACCCGGTTCGAGGACGTCGCCCGCAAGATGTACGTCCCGTTCCACGACGGGGTGATCAGCCAGTTCGACGGCTACGCCGACCTGGAGGAACTCGACTGGGCCGGCTACCGGGAGCGGTACGGCGACATCCGCAGGCTGGACCGCATCCTCGAAGCCGAGGGCGACACCCCCAACCGCTACAAGGCGTCCAAGCAGGCCGACGTGCTGATGCTCTTCTACGTGCTCTCACCCGGCGAACTCGACGAGGTCCTGCGCCGCCTGGGCTACGAGCACGGCCCCGCCCTCATCACCAGGACCGTCGGCTACTACCTGCCGCGCACCTGTCACGGCTCCTCGCTCAGCGCCCTCGTGCACGCATGGATCCTCGCCCACGTGGACGGCGAGGAGGCCTGGCAGATCTTCCTAGAGGCGCTGCTCAGCGACATCACCGACGCACAGCGCGGCACCACCGCCGAAGGCGTCCACCTCGGCGCGATGGCCGGAACCGTCGACCTCGTCCAACGCTGCCACGCCGGAATCAGAACCCGCGGCGGCGCCCTCCAACTGGAACCGCACCTGCCGCCGGCGATCGGCGAGCTCCGCCTCGGACTCCGCTACCGAGGCCACTGGGGCATCGACCTGACCTGCCGTCAAGACCTCCTCCGCGTCATGCTCCGCCCCGGCGCCACCTTCCCGATCCGCATCTCCTACGCCAACGAGAACGTGGAGCTCCACCCCGGAGGCTCCTGGGAAACACCGCTCGACCACGGCAGAACAACCGGCTGA
- a CDS encoding NAD(P)-dependent alcohol dehydrogenase produces MRALQLQEWKSDPVMVDVPEPDPRPGQVVIRVGGAGACHSDLHLMHDFEGGLLPWGPPFTLGHENAGWVHALGDGVTGLEVGQPVAVYGPWGCGTCARCRLGAENYCENPAEAPVPSGGGGLGLDGGMAEYMLIPDARFLVPLPEGLDPVLAAPLTDAGLTPYHAVRRSWSKLPPGATAVVIGTGGLGHLAVQILKATTAATVIAVDTRTEALDHALRNGADHAVTSDDGAAASIRDITGGRGADVILDFVGVDATLAMAAAAARTVGDVTIVGIGGGTLPLSFFSVPYEVSLQTTYWGTRPELIEVLNLAARGLLRPDTVQFPLDQATDAYHQMENGQLTGRAVVVP; encoded by the coding sequence ATGCGAGCACTGCAGTTGCAGGAATGGAAGTCCGACCCGGTGATGGTCGACGTTCCCGAACCCGATCCCCGGCCGGGGCAGGTCGTCATCCGGGTCGGCGGCGCCGGGGCGTGTCACTCCGACCTGCACCTGATGCACGACTTCGAAGGCGGGCTGCTCCCCTGGGGGCCGCCCTTCACCCTCGGGCATGAGAACGCCGGATGGGTGCACGCCCTCGGCGACGGCGTGACCGGACTCGAAGTCGGGCAGCCCGTCGCCGTGTACGGCCCATGGGGCTGCGGCACGTGCGCGCGGTGCAGGCTCGGCGCGGAGAACTACTGCGAGAACCCGGCGGAGGCGCCCGTCCCGTCCGGCGGCGGCGGACTCGGCCTCGACGGGGGCATGGCCGAGTACATGCTGATCCCCGACGCGCGGTTCCTCGTCCCGCTGCCCGAGGGCCTGGACCCGGTGCTCGCGGCGCCGCTCACCGACGCGGGCCTCACCCCCTACCACGCCGTCCGCCGGTCCTGGAGCAAACTGCCGCCCGGCGCGACCGCGGTGGTCATCGGCACCGGCGGGCTCGGGCACCTCGCCGTCCAGATCCTCAAGGCCACCACCGCCGCGACCGTCATCGCCGTCGACACCCGCACCGAAGCCCTCGACCACGCGCTGAGGAACGGCGCCGACCACGCCGTCACGTCCGATGACGGCGCGGCGGCGAGCATCCGCGACATCACCGGGGGACGCGGCGCGGACGTCATCCTGGACTTCGTCGGCGTCGACGCGACCCTCGCCATGGCCGCGGCCGCCGCCCGCACGGTCGGGGACGTGACCATCGTCGGCATCGGCGGCGGCACCCTGCCGCTGTCCTTCTTCTCCGTCCCCTACGAGGTCTCCCTGCAGACGACCTACTGGGGCACCAGACCCGAGCTCATCGAAGTCCTGAACCTGGCCGCCCGCGGGCTCCTCCGCCCCGACACCGTCCAGTTCCCCCTGGACCAAGCCACCGACGCCTACCACCAAATGGAAAACGGACAACTGACCGGCCGAGCCGTAGTAGTCCCCTGA
- a CDS encoding 3-carboxyethylcatechol 2,3-dioxygenase, which produces MSVALVCMSHSPLLEFADPPADVGAAVEDAFAQARTFVEDFDPTLVVSFAPDHYNGFFYELMPPFCVGFEAVAVGDYGSQAGTLDVPAALAEDLAQAVIDRDVDMAISRRMRIDHGAVQPLEILFGDIAARRVVPVFVNGVAAPFTPMRRIRRMGTAVGEFVATLSGERVLLIGSGGLSHDPPVPRWETATDRQRADLLDGRDPAPDAREARQRRVIETARAFAAGEAGIRDLNPEWDAAFLDICASGDLEEVDGWSPARMAEDAGNSAHEVRTWLAAFSALRACGGYDVVQRFYRPIPELIAGFGLMTAR; this is translated from the coding sequence ATGAGCGTCGCGCTGGTGTGCATGTCCCACAGCCCGCTGCTGGAGTTCGCGGACCCGCCGGCCGACGTCGGCGCCGCCGTGGAGGACGCCTTCGCCCAGGCAAGAACGTTCGTGGAGGACTTCGATCCGACGCTGGTCGTGTCCTTCGCGCCGGACCACTACAACGGGTTCTTCTACGAGCTCATGCCGCCGTTCTGCGTGGGCTTCGAGGCGGTCGCGGTCGGCGACTACGGCAGCCAGGCCGGCACGCTCGACGTCCCGGCCGCGCTCGCCGAGGACCTCGCGCAGGCGGTCATCGACCGGGACGTCGACATGGCGATCTCCCGGCGGATGCGGATCGACCACGGCGCGGTGCAGCCGCTCGAGATCCTGTTCGGGGACATCGCCGCGCGGCGGGTGGTGCCGGTGTTCGTCAATGGCGTCGCCGCCCCCTTCACCCCGATGCGCCGCATCCGGCGGATGGGCACGGCGGTCGGCGAGTTCGTCGCGACCCTGTCCGGCGAGCGGGTGCTGCTGATCGGCTCCGGCGGCCTGTCGCACGATCCGCCCGTACCGCGGTGGGAGACCGCGACCGACCGGCAGCGCGCCGATCTGCTCGACGGCCGCGACCCGGCCCCTGACGCCCGCGAGGCCCGCCAGCGGCGGGTGATCGAGACCGCCCGCGCGTTCGCCGCGGGGGAGGCCGGCATCCGCGACCTCAACCCCGAGTGGGACGCGGCCTTCCTGGACATCTGCGCCTCCGGCGACCTGGAGGAGGTCGACGGGTGGTCGCCCGCGCGGATGGCCGAGGACGCCGGCAACAGCGCCCACGAGGTCCGCACCTGGCTCGCCGCGTTCAGCGCACTGCGCGCATGCGGAGGATACGACGTGGTGCAGCGCTTCTACCGTCCCATCCCGGAGCTCATCGCCGGTTTCGGGCTGATGACCGCACGCTGA
- a CDS encoding bifunctional 3-(3-hydroxy-phenyl)propionate/3-hydroxycinnamic acid hydroxylase: MIDTDVLVVGAGPVGLALANLLGVHGQRTMLAEARDELIDYPRGVGLDDESLRAIQTMGLVDEVTRHTVPHHVVRLVNGAGQVLVENDPRTDEFGWPRKHGFVQPMVDRELLAGLDRFPGVEVRFGHRLVGITDHGDHVEARLETADGPRTVRSRYLVGAEGGRSFTRQWMGVEFEGRSPSTRWLVIDVRNDPLGTPNVYLGADPRRPYVSIGLPHAIRRWEFMLFDDEPTELVEEPAFMHRMLADHVPDPAALDVIGKRVFTHHGRIASSFRKGRVLIAGDAAHLMPVWLGQGWNSGIRDAMNLAWKLAAVLTGLCGDALLDTYDTERRDHAKAMIDINMTAGAIMKCGPVTSKVRDIVARTLNVVPSVKSYFTELRFKPMPRYDRGVVVDQNELTPGRAALALVQRGIPVVNAPRATSPVGVQFIQPRVNVAGASDVLLDEVLGNWWTIAAWGNNPARLLTAADLDHVRRHRMRLAAFVPEPQREWAEKEYADSPVPVTVVGDAHGRIKKWFDDQPVGVVFLRPDRFVAAACLAQRTSRTLSAVLTAMTARQGATVGEGAAL; the protein is encoded by the coding sequence GTGATCGACACCGACGTGCTGGTGGTGGGAGCCGGCCCGGTCGGGCTGGCCCTCGCCAATCTGCTCGGCGTGCACGGGCAGCGGACGATGCTGGCCGAGGCGCGGGACGAGCTGATCGACTACCCGCGCGGAGTCGGCCTGGACGACGAGTCGCTGCGCGCGATCCAGACGATGGGCCTGGTGGACGAGGTGACACGGCACACCGTCCCGCACCACGTCGTCCGGCTCGTCAACGGCGCCGGGCAGGTGCTGGTCGAGAACGATCCCCGCACCGACGAATTCGGCTGGCCGCGCAAGCACGGCTTCGTGCAGCCCATGGTTGACCGGGAACTGCTCGCCGGCCTGGACCGGTTCCCCGGCGTCGAGGTGCGTTTCGGTCACCGGCTGGTCGGGATCACCGACCACGGCGACCACGTCGAGGCCAGGCTGGAGACGGCGGACGGCCCCCGCACGGTCCGCTCCCGGTACCTCGTCGGCGCCGAGGGCGGCCGCTCGTTCACCCGGCAGTGGATGGGCGTCGAGTTCGAGGGCCGCTCGCCGTCCACCCGGTGGCTCGTGATCGACGTGCGCAACGACCCGCTCGGAACGCCCAACGTCTACCTCGGTGCGGACCCGCGCCGGCCGTACGTGTCGATCGGGCTTCCGCACGCGATCCGCCGCTGGGAGTTCATGCTGTTCGACGACGAGCCCACCGAGCTGGTCGAGGAGCCCGCGTTCATGCACCGGATGCTCGCCGACCACGTGCCCGACCCCGCGGCGCTGGACGTCATCGGGAAACGGGTCTTCACCCACCACGGCCGGATCGCCTCGAGCTTCCGCAAGGGCCGGGTGCTGATCGCCGGCGACGCCGCCCACCTGATGCCGGTGTGGCTGGGCCAGGGCTGGAACTCCGGCATACGCGACGCCATGAACCTCGCCTGGAAGCTCGCCGCCGTGCTCACGGGCCTGTGCGGCGACGCGTTGCTCGACACCTACGACACCGAGCGCCGGGACCACGCCAAGGCGATGATCGACATCAACATGACCGCCGGCGCGATCATGAAGTGCGGCCCGGTGACGAGCAAGGTCCGCGACATCGTCGCCCGCACGCTCAACGTGGTGCCGTCGGTGAAGTCCTACTTCACCGAGCTGCGGTTCAAGCCGATGCCGCGCTACGACCGGGGGGTCGTCGTCGACCAGAACGAGCTCACGCCGGGCAGGGCGGCCCTGGCCCTGGTGCAACGCGGCATCCCGGTCGTCAACGCGCCGCGCGCCACCTCACCGGTCGGCGTGCAGTTCATCCAGCCGCGGGTCAACGTCGCGGGCGCGAGCGACGTGCTCCTGGACGAGGTCCTCGGGAACTGGTGGACGATCGCGGCCTGGGGGAACAACCCTGCCCGCCTCCTGACGGCGGCCGACCTGGACCACGTCCGCCGGCACCGCATGCGCCTCGCCGCGTTCGTGCCCGAGCCGCAGCGGGAGTGGGCGGAGAAGGAGTACGCGGACTCGCCCGTGCCCGTGACCGTCGTGGGCGACGCGCACGGCCGGATCAAGAAGTGGTTCGACGATCAGCCCGTCGGCGTGGTGTTCCTGCGCCCGGACCGCTTCGTCGCGGCCGCCTGCCTGGCGCAGCGGACCTCGCGGACGCTGTCCGCCGTGCTGACCGCGATGACCGCCCGGCAGGGCGCGACGGTCGGGGAGGGAGCCGCCCTATGA
- a CDS encoding alpha/beta fold hydrolase: protein MPEHGTSVWSDLAQVEFSQGFLQAGPYRTRYLHAGDESKPVLLFLHGITGHAEAYVRNLAAHAEHFSVWAIDFIGHGYSTKPDHPLEIPHYVDQVTEVLDALGAETAHLSGESLGGWVTARYAIDHPDRVDKIVLNTMGGTMANPKVMERLYTLSMEAAKDPSWERVKARLEWLMADPSMVTDDLVRTRQAIFQQPGWLKACQMNMALQDMEIRKRNMLSDDDLRAIQTEALVIWTTKDPSGPVDEGRRIASLLPNGRLEVIENCGHWPQYEDTETFNRIHLDFLLGR from the coding sequence ATGCCCGAGCACGGCACGAGCGTGTGGAGCGACCTTGCCCAGGTCGAGTTCAGCCAGGGCTTCCTGCAGGCCGGCCCTTACCGCACGCGTTACCTGCACGCAGGTGACGAGTCCAAGCCCGTCCTGCTGTTCCTGCACGGCATCACCGGTCACGCCGAGGCCTATGTCCGCAACCTCGCCGCGCACGCCGAGCACTTCTCGGTCTGGGCGATCGACTTCATCGGCCACGGCTACTCCACCAAGCCCGACCACCCGCTGGAGATTCCGCACTACGTCGACCAGGTCACCGAGGTCCTGGACGCGCTCGGCGCCGAGACCGCCCACCTCAGCGGCGAGTCCCTGGGGGGCTGGGTCACCGCCCGCTACGCCATCGACCACCCCGACCGCGTCGACAAGATCGTCCTGAACACCATGGGCGGCACCATGGCCAACCCCAAGGTGATGGAACGCCTCTACACCCTGTCGATGGAGGCGGCCAAGGACCCCTCCTGGGAGCGGGTCAAGGCCCGCTTGGAGTGGCTGATGGCCGACCCGTCCATGGTCACCGACGACCTCGTCCGCACCCGCCAGGCGATCTTCCAGCAGCCCGGCTGGCTCAAGGCGTGCCAGATGAACATGGCGCTGCAGGACATGGAGATCCGCAAGCGCAACATGCTCAGCGACGACGACCTGCGGGCGATCCAGACCGAAGCCCTGGTCATCTGGACCACCAAGGACCCCTCCGGCCCGGTCGACGAAGGCCGCCGCATCGCCTCCCTGCTGCCCAACGGGCGGCTGGAGGTCATCGAGAACTGCGGCCACTGGCCCCAGTACGAGGACACCGAGACCTTCAACCGGATCCACCTGGACTTCCTGCTCGGCCGCTGA
- a CDS encoding MFS transporter, with product MSTSADLPVTERREMRRVLLSSYLGSTVEFYDFLLYGIAASLVFNKLFFANLDPLVGTIASFGTLAAGYVARPLGGIVFGHYGDKVGRKSMLVISMSLMGGASTLVGLLPTYDQIGSLAALLLVALRLVQGIAVGGEWGGAALMALEHADPRRRGFAASVVNMGGPSGAVLATVVFTLFTLLPEKDFLAWGWRVPFLISIVLVAVGLFVRLRVTEPPLFEEARKRRQTTRAPLLEVLQRRRREVVLACFGGSSAFVVQSLLATFALALGMNAGHSRTTVLVMHSVTSILHVVTIPAFAALSDRVGRRPVMMGGALATAVLIYPTLLMISSGSTLLLLAGFLLGNPILQASMYGPLAAYVSEMFGTGSRYTGASLGYQLASTLGAGFAPIIGASLLRAAGGNDPILVAAFAAAVSIVSFLAIWRTRESHRTDLVEVGANPAPVPGTTAV from the coding sequence ATGTCCACCTCCGCCGACCTGCCGGTGACCGAACGCCGGGAGATGCGTCGCGTGCTGCTGTCGAGCTACCTCGGCAGCACCGTCGAGTTCTACGACTTCCTGCTCTACGGCATCGCCGCGAGCCTCGTCTTCAACAAGCTGTTCTTCGCCAACCTCGACCCGCTGGTCGGCACCATCGCCTCGTTCGGCACGCTCGCCGCCGGCTACGTCGCCCGGCCGCTGGGCGGCATCGTCTTCGGCCACTACGGCGACAAGGTCGGCCGCAAGTCCATGCTGGTCATCAGCATGTCGCTCATGGGCGGGGCCAGCACCCTCGTCGGCCTGCTCCCGACCTACGACCAGATCGGCTCGCTCGCCGCGCTGCTGCTCGTCGCGCTGCGCCTGGTGCAGGGAATCGCGGTCGGCGGTGAGTGGGGCGGTGCCGCGCTGATGGCGCTCGAACACGCCGACCCGCGCCGCCGCGGCTTCGCCGCCAGCGTCGTCAACATGGGCGGCCCCAGCGGAGCGGTGCTCGCCACCGTCGTGTTCACGCTGTTCACGCTCCTGCCCGAGAAGGACTTCCTCGCCTGGGGCTGGCGCGTTCCGTTCCTGATCAGCATCGTGCTGGTCGCCGTCGGCCTGTTCGTGCGCCTGCGGGTCACCGAGCCGCCGCTGTTCGAGGAGGCCCGCAAGCGGCGTCAGACCACCAGGGCGCCGCTCCTCGAGGTGCTCCAGCGCCGGCGCCGCGAGGTCGTGCTCGCCTGCTTCGGCGGCTCCAGCGCCTTCGTCGTCCAGTCACTGCTCGCCACCTTCGCCCTCGCGCTGGGCATGAACGCCGGCCACAGCCGCACCACCGTCCTGGTGATGCACAGCGTCACCTCGATCCTGCACGTCGTCACCATCCCGGCCTTCGCCGCGCTGTCCGACCGCGTCGGCCGCCGGCCGGTGATGATGGGCGGGGCCCTGGCCACCGCGGTGCTGATCTACCCGACGCTGCTGATGATCAGCAGTGGCTCCACCTTGCTGCTGCTAGCCGGCTTCCTCCTGGGCAACCCGATCCTCCAGGCGTCGATGTACGGCCCGCTCGCGGCGTACGTCAGCGAGATGTTCGGCACCGGCTCGCGCTACACGGGCGCGTCGCTGGGCTACCAGCTCGCCTCGACGCTGGGCGCCGGCTTCGCCCCGATCATCGGCGCCTCGCTGCTGCGGGCCGCCGGCGGCAACGACCCGATCCTCGTCGCCGCCTTCGCCGCGGCGGTCTCCATCGTCAGCTTCCTCGCGATCTGGCGCACCCGCGAGTCGCACCGCACCGACCTCGTCGAGGTCGGCGCGAACCCCGCGCCAGTGCCCGGGACGACAGCCGTCTGA
- a CDS encoding IclR family transcriptional regulator: MSSAAGEPATPSRNVGTRTLARGLRALELVAAAPDGVSIQDVAAALDVHRTVAYRLLSTLGDFRLVTRGPDGRFRPGAGLAALAAETTISLRDVATPHMRDLAAELESTVSLLVAEGDEAVAIAVVEPTNARYHLSFRRGSRHPIERGAAGIALLSARPPQPSEPAEVTQARRAGYASTHGQVEPGAYGVAVPLRPVPGMPDACVNVITYRQDVAERAADPTIAAVRRIDEALAGPDRP, from the coding sequence ATGAGCAGCGCTGCAGGCGAGCCCGCGACTCCGTCCCGCAACGTGGGAACTCGGACGCTCGCCCGGGGGCTGCGCGCGCTCGAACTGGTCGCCGCGGCGCCCGACGGGGTGAGCATCCAGGACGTCGCCGCCGCCCTGGACGTGCACCGGACGGTCGCCTACCGGCTGCTGAGCACGCTGGGCGACTTCCGCCTGGTCACCCGGGGGCCGGACGGCCGGTTCCGCCCCGGCGCCGGGCTCGCGGCGCTGGCCGCTGAGACGACGATCAGCCTGCGGGACGTCGCGACGCCGCACATGCGGGATCTGGCCGCGGAGCTGGAGTCCACCGTGTCCCTGCTTGTGGCCGAGGGCGACGAGGCGGTCGCCATCGCGGTCGTCGAGCCGACCAACGCGCGCTACCACCTGTCGTTCCGCAGGGGCAGCCGCCACCCGATCGAGCGCGGGGCGGCGGGGATCGCCCTGCTGTCGGCGAGACCGCCGCAGCCGTCGGAGCCCGCGGAGGTGACGCAGGCCCGGCGGGCCGGCTATGCCAGCACGCACGGCCAGGTCGAGCCCGGCGCCTACGGCGTCGCGGTGCCGCTGCGTCCGGTGCCCGGCATGCCGGACGCCTGCGTCAACGTGATCACGTACCGCCAGGACGTGGCGGAGCGCGCCGCGGATCCCACGATCGCGGCGGTGCGGCGGATCGACGAGGCCCTCGCGGGGCCGGACCGGCCATGA
- a CDS encoding acyl-CoA thioesterase, with the protein MTGAPFSVRLQVRVYEIDPQLHLNGAVYLQYADHARYECVRAAGVSVEALLGDGMGPVNLETVIRYHNELRAGDEVDVTCEWKWGTGKTYRVEKVFRRMDGEIAAEVGHVSGLIDLDERRLVPDPAGKWLDRATRPELLGLPAPETTPAC; encoded by the coding sequence GTGACCGGTGCGCCCTTCTCCGTGCGTTTACAGGTACGGGTCTACGAGATCGACCCTCAGCTCCACCTCAACGGCGCCGTCTACCTCCAGTACGCGGACCATGCGCGTTACGAGTGCGTCCGAGCCGCGGGCGTGTCGGTGGAAGCCCTGCTCGGTGACGGCATGGGTCCGGTGAATCTGGAAACCGTCATCCGTTACCACAACGAATTGCGCGCGGGCGACGAAGTCGACGTCACCTGCGAATGGAAGTGGGGGACGGGCAAGACCTACCGCGTCGAAAAGGTCTTCCGCCGCATGGACGGCGAGATCGCCGCCGAAGTCGGCCATGTCAGCGGGCTCATCGACCTCGACGAACGGCGGCTGGTGCCGGACCCGGCCGGAAAGTGGCTCGACCGCGCGACGCGCCCGGAACTTCTCGGCCTGCCCGCACCCGAAACCACCCCGGCCTGTTGA
- a CDS encoding cytochrome P450 family protein — protein sequence MLPPEFLFSRAFSEDPYAAYDEMRASGPVHPIDFPPGTTAFLVVDHEHGRAALNDPRLSKDSAHSSVPVNAELFFGGTMLAMDPPDHTRLRGLVAKAFTGRRVERLRPRVQEITDRLLDGVAARGEADLIEEFAVPLPIQVICELLGVPASDRPRFREWTAVLTVPALTAQARERRREAARAFNGYLVEVIAERRAHPEDDLISGLITARDGDAALTEAELLGGIALLLIAGHETTVNLIGNGVFALLRAPDQLRLLRERPELLPSAIEELLRYDGPVERASQRIALEDMEIAGTPIPKGAWVHVSLGAANRDPAVFEDPARLDVTRAPKRHVAFGHGLHFCLGAPLARLEGQIAIGSLLRRFPDLALALLATEYRHHRTGSIVRGLVSLPVRV from the coding sequence ATGCTGCCGCCGGAGTTCCTTTTCAGCCGGGCGTTCAGCGAGGACCCCTACGCCGCGTACGACGAAATGCGGGCGTCCGGGCCGGTCCACCCCATCGACTTCCCGCCCGGGACCACCGCCTTCCTGGTGGTCGACCACGAGCACGGCCGCGCGGCGCTGAACGACCCCCGCCTGTCCAAGGACAGCGCGCACAGCTCCGTGCCGGTGAACGCCGAGCTGTTCTTCGGCGGGACGATGCTCGCCATGGACCCGCCCGACCACACCCGGCTGCGCGGGCTGGTCGCCAAGGCGTTCACCGGGCGGCGGGTCGAGAGGCTGCGTCCCCGCGTCCAGGAGATCACCGACCGGCTGCTGGACGGCGTCGCGGCCCGCGGCGAGGCCGACCTGATCGAGGAGTTCGCCGTCCCGCTGCCGATCCAGGTCATCTGCGAACTGCTCGGCGTCCCGGCGTCCGACCGGCCCCGGTTCCGCGAGTGGACGGCCGTGCTCACCGTCCCCGCGCTGACCGCGCAGGCCCGCGAGCGCCGCCGCGAGGCCGCCCGCGCGTTCAACGGCTACCTGGTCGAGGTCATCGCCGAACGCCGTGCTCATCCCGAGGACGACCTGATCAGCGGCCTGATCACCGCTCGCGACGGGGACGCCGCCCTCACCGAGGCCGAGCTGCTGGGCGGCATCGCGCTACTGCTCATCGCCGGGCACGAGACCACGGTGAACCTCATCGGCAACGGCGTCTTCGCTCTCCTCCGGGCACCTGACCAGCTCCGGCTGCTGCGGGAGCGGCCCGAGCTGCTGCCGTCCGCGATCGAGGAACTGCTGCGGTACGACGGACCGGTGGAACGCGCGAGCCAGCGCATCGCCCTGGAGGACATGGAGATCGCCGGGACCCCGATCCCCAAGGGCGCCTGGGTGCACGTCTCCCTGGGCGCCGCGAACCGCGACCCCGCGGTGTTCGAGGACCCCGCCCGGCTGGACGTGACCCGCGCCCCCAAACGCCATGTCGCCTTCGGTCACGGCCTCCATTTCTGCCTCGGTGCCCCGCTGGCCAGGCTGGAGGGCCAGATCGCCATCGGCTCCCTGCTGCGCCGCTTTCCCGACCTCGCCTTGGCCCTGCTGGCCACCGAGTACCGCCACCACCGCACCGGTTCGATCGTCCGCGGCCTCGTGTCCCTTCCCGTGCGGGTCTAG